The DNA region GGCATTCTGTGCTTGCAGCCAACTGAGCAACCCTCGCTCCACTGCAGCCTGAATACCATTGACGTTCACACTGATGATCCGCATAAATGGCCCCAAAAATCGCGTGCGTGTATGATACACGGCGTCAACCTAATTAGCTAAATCCGTGGTATTTGGGGTTTTTTTCATGCAAGCGTATCAGCGCGATTTCATTCGTTTTGCCATCGATCGCGGCGTTTTGCGCTTCGGCGAGTTCACCCTGAAGTCCGGGCGCACCAGTCCTTACTTCTTTAATGCCGGCCTGTTCAACTCGGGTTCGGCCCTTGCGCAGCTGGGTCGTTTCTACGCGGCAGCCATCGTCGAGAGCGGTATTTTGTTCGATGTATTGTTTGGCCCCGCGTACAAAGGCATCCCTTTGGCGGCGACCACTGCAGTGGCCTTGGCCGAACATCATGGTCGTGATCTGCCATGGTGCTTCAACCGCAAGGAAGCCAAGGCCCACGGCGAAGGCGGCAGCCTGGTCGGCGCACCGTTGACCGG from Pseudomonas sp. ACM7 includes:
- the pyrE gene encoding orotate phosphoribosyltransferase, whose amino-acid sequence is MQAYQRDFIRFAIDRGVLRFGEFTLKSGRTSPYFFNAGLFNSGSALAQLGRFYAAAIVESGILFDVLFGPAYKGIPLAATTAVALAEHHGRDLPWCFNRKEAKAHGEGGSLVGAPLTGDVLIIDDVITAGTAIREVMQIIASQDGAKAAGVLIALNRQERGNGELSAIQEVERDFGIPVISIVSLNQVLEFLADDPQLKQHLPAVEAYRAQFGV